From the Terriglobales bacterium genome, one window contains:
- a CDS encoding Z1 domain-containing protein, whose amino-acid sequence SCAAHQRQIGLPLNGGYKFLCHTSPKTSDHVILDGLIRRALQNILDDLPNLGANMPSLRAAHAELLRSQPQAPGLEELVPWISRYLPTRTMLQVNSIGSRLTFGRHLNFVVGGNILGRGLTIDNLLVTYYLRRARTTQMDTMLQHARMYGYRQPLMPYTRVFLPLSLATRFHHIHEAEQALRGLLRSPVGTKPTPVELAQNLVATRSTILDGGALAAYRPGLSTPAYF is encoded by the coding sequence AGCTGCGCCGCCCACCAGCGGCAGATTGGTCTTCCGCTGAACGGCGGATACAAGTTCCTTTGCCACACGAGCCCCAAGACGAGCGACCACGTCATACTCGATGGCTTAATCCGGCGAGCTCTGCAGAACATTCTCGACGATCTGCCAAACCTAGGGGCGAACATGCCGTCGCTTCGTGCCGCGCACGCAGAATTACTGAGGTCGCAGCCTCAAGCTCCTGGCCTTGAAGAGTTGGTGCCCTGGATCAGTCGATATCTTCCTACACGAACGATGCTGCAGGTCAACTCGATCGGAAGCCGTCTTACATTTGGCCGTCATCTTAACTTTGTCGTCGGCGGCAATATTCTGGGACGTGGTCTCACAATCGACAATCTACTGGTCACGTACTATTTAAGACGAGCGCGAACAACGCAAATGGATACGATGCTGCAGCACGCCAGAATGTACGGCTACCGCCAACCCCTGATGCCATATACACGGGTTTTTCTCCCTCTATCACTTGCTACGCGCTTTCATCATATTCATGAGGCCGAACAAGCACTTCGAGGCCTTCTCCGCTCGCCTGTCGGCACTAAGCCAACACCAGTTGAGTTGGCACAGAACCTCGTTGCGACGAGGTCAACGATCTTGGATGGTGGAGCGCTGGCTGCGTATCGTCCTGGACTGTCAACGCCGGCGTACTTTTGA